In the genome of Paenibacillus sp. FSL R5-0766, one region contains:
- a CDS encoding Flp1 family type IVb pilin, giving the protein MMEVLKNKVNVFWEEEDGLGTLELILIIGVIIIIALIFKDQITALIKSLLSKVDTKSNEFFPG; this is encoded by the coding sequence ATGATGGAAGTATTGAAGAACAAGGTAAATGTATTTTGGGAGGAAGAGGACGGACTCGGCACGTTGGAGCTGATTCTGATTATCGGGGTTATTATCATTATTGCTTTGATTTTTAAAGACCAAATAACGGCACTAATCAAGTCTCTTCTTAGCAAAGTGGATACAAAAAGTAATGAATTTTTCCCGGGTTAA
- a CDS encoding type II secretion system F family protein: protein MLTDYTVYTLSRRQRMVCMLISGLLFFGIGILFYHHWLAGAILAAGCIWVPKHWTKVLLERKRMTLSLHFKQALYALSSALAAGKSVENGFKESVEDLRMLNPEADTDLIREFTILRTRMEYGQPIEEALQDFSDRAQIEDITNFADVFITCKRTGGDLVEVVRRTSAVIGEKLDIQQDIMVAVSQKKFESKVMFAAPFIFLIFLNLTAKDFMEPLYSGMGYLISSGALVVLACCYLWINRIMDIKV from the coding sequence ATGTTGACGGATTACACCGTATATACGCTTTCCCGGAGACAACGAATGGTCTGTATGCTGATTAGTGGTCTGCTGTTTTTTGGCATCGGAATTCTGTTCTACCATCACTGGTTGGCTGGAGCGATCCTGGCTGCGGGTTGCATATGGGTGCCAAAACATTGGACTAAAGTGCTGTTGGAACGAAAAAGAATGACACTCAGTTTACATTTTAAGCAAGCATTATATGCATTATCTTCGGCACTGGCCGCAGGAAAATCGGTGGAAAATGGATTCAAGGAATCCGTGGAGGATCTGCGGATGTTGAACCCGGAAGCCGATACTGACCTGATTCGTGAGTTCACGATCTTGCGGACACGGATGGAGTATGGACAACCAATCGAAGAGGCACTACAGGATTTTTCGGATCGGGCGCAGATTGAAGATATTACGAACTTTGCAGATGTGTTCATTACGTGCAAACGAACTGGCGGGGATCTGGTTGAGGTTGTGCGTCGTACCTCTGCGGTGATTGGTGAGAAGTTGGACATTCAGCAGGATATTATGGTCGCGGTATCGCAGAAAAAGTTCGAATCAAAGGTGATGTTTGCCGCTCCATTTATTTTTCTGATATTCCTCAATCTGACCGCCAAGGACTTTATGGAGCCGTTATATAGCGGGATGGGGTACCTCATCTCTAGTGGAGCATTGGTAGTACTCGCCTGCTGTTATCTGTGGATTAATCGCATTATGGATATCAAAGTATAA
- a CDS encoding TadE/TadG family type IV pilus assembly protein translates to MNFSRVNRLKKEEGSFTVEASLIFPVVLFILVLLLFFTMYMYQKTFLNQHAYAASERAAYSWENSHKQAMTGEFVAGEHDNLYWRLMDDRMLGALFGWAGADNQVSVSIPAGEGGNLSEQKLSQAVQHMPSAMKGTIEYQNSLIQRKITTKLEQVISLPLPSFLFDSGNRVLTQGSSAVVEPVEFIRTVDLVRYYAAKFKGKGGAATSTAAEAGQVVQHFGKSKK, encoded by the coding sequence ATGAATTTTTCCCGGGTTAACAGGCTGAAGAAGGAAGAAGGGAGCTTCACCGTTGAAGCCTCCCTGATCTTCCCTGTCGTGCTGTTTATTCTTGTGTTGTTGCTCTTCTTTACCATGTACATGTATCAAAAGACATTCTTGAATCAACATGCTTATGCAGCTTCCGAACGTGCAGCCTATAGCTGGGAAAACAGCCACAAACAGGCGATGACGGGTGAATTTGTCGCTGGAGAACATGACAATCTGTACTGGAGACTGATGGACGATCGTATGCTTGGAGCGCTGTTTGGCTGGGCGGGAGCGGATAATCAGGTTAGCGTTTCTATACCTGCTGGTGAAGGCGGAAATCTCTCGGAACAGAAATTATCACAAGCGGTGCAACATATGCCCTCAGCTATGAAAGGAACGATTGAGTATCAGAATTCTCTGATTCAGCGGAAAATAACAACCAAGCTGGAACAAGTAATTTCTTTGCCTCTTCCTTCTTTTTTGTTCGATTCAGGTAACCGTGTCCTCACTCAAGGATCGTCCGCAGTTGTTGAACCGGTTGAATTCATTCGAACGGTAGATCTGGTCCGTTATTACGCAGCCAAGTTTAAAGGCAAAGGCGGTGCGGCGACCAGTACAGCGGCAGAAGCCGGACAGGTTGTGCAGCATTTTGGCAAAAGCAAAAAGTGA
- a CDS encoding type II secretion system F family protein — MLLPVIVAGMLGAGWLVLDRTRGQTYRHLRKLDMEGLRLKKLHGPFLFILDKFEIGRRLPVLMFRMQHAIQKMYGIQHSGEKTMLYCAEMLTYTWLMLLVGCLLSLVGDMGIGGMVGGLALGAALPFALYKDLNTKVQRRDQDILMELPELLNRIVLLVGAGETVQRAIVHCVTSQGERDHPLYNELRKTVGDWNNGYSFQQSFEQFSRRCGVQEVTIFTTTVLLNFRRGGGDFVLALRDLSHVLWEKRKAVSRAKGEQASSKLVFPMVLIFFTIVVMIGAPAFMMMNM, encoded by the coding sequence ATGCTGCTTCCCGTTATAGTCGCAGGGATGCTCGGAGCGGGATGGCTGGTGCTGGATCGAACCCGGGGGCAGACCTACCGGCATCTGCGCAAGCTGGATATGGAAGGATTACGACTGAAAAAATTGCATGGTCCCTTCCTGTTTATATTGGACAAGTTCGAGATTGGACGCAGATTGCCAGTGCTCATGTTTCGAATGCAACATGCCATTCAGAAAATGTACGGCATACAGCACAGCGGAGAGAAAACGATGCTGTATTGCGCTGAAATGTTGACTTATACATGGCTCATGCTGCTGGTGGGCTGCCTGTTATCACTCGTTGGAGATATGGGCATCGGAGGTATGGTGGGTGGGCTCGCGCTCGGTGCAGCGTTGCCTTTTGCGCTCTACAAAGACCTCAATACAAAGGTGCAGCGAAGAGACCAGGATATTCTTATGGAACTGCCTGAGCTGCTGAACCGAATTGTACTGCTGGTTGGCGCAGGGGAGACCGTGCAACGTGCTATCGTTCACTGTGTCACAAGCCAGGGGGAACGGGATCATCCGCTGTACAACGAACTCAGAAAGACGGTGGGAGATTGGAATAATGGTTACTCGTTTCAACAATCATTTGAACAGTTCAGTCGCCGCTGCGGTGTACAGGAAGTGACGATTTTTACGACAACAGTGCTACTGAATTTCCGGCGTGGGGGAGGTGACTTTGTATTGGCGCTGCGGGATCTGTCACATGTGTTGTGGGAGAAACGCAAGGCTGTCAGTCGGGCGAAGGGAGAACAGGCTTCTTCCAAACTGGTGTTTCCGATGGTACTGATCTTTTTTACGATTGTGGTCATGATCGGGGCACCTGCTTTTATGATGATGAATATGTAG
- a CDS encoding ATPase, T2SS/T4P/T4SS family: protein MTDSSNRILDREEQFQIMRREVRAGLDLTSSAGDDELWQGIERKVLTDPKLDDLTSGERHTLVQRLFDSFRGLDILQPLVDHPDITEIMINSHKEIFVEQEGEVSQITLEFESRERLEDIIQMIVSGVNRIVNESSPIVDARLKDGSRVNIVLPPIALKGPTMTIRKFPSEPMKMSDLIEKGALHEEAAELLQQLVRSKYNIFIGGGTGSGKTTFLNALSQFIPADERIITIEDSAELQIVTVPNLVSLETRNANTEGKGQISIRDLIKSSLRMRPNRIVIGEVRGAEALDMLQAMNTGHDGSLSTGHANTISDMISRLETMVLSGADLPIVVVRQQISSAIDIFVHLSRLRDRSRRVTEISEVIGMQDGEVMLNPLFRFQEQEECEGKIIGGLVQVGKLNQVDKIQMAGLGEWLDEYIEQYSVETDSSDNNVN from the coding sequence ATGACGGATTCATCCAATAGAATACTGGATCGGGAAGAACAGTTTCAGATCATGCGCAGGGAAGTCAGGGCTGGCCTCGATCTAACCTCTTCCGCAGGAGATGATGAACTATGGCAGGGAATAGAACGCAAAGTTCTCACCGACCCCAAGCTGGATGATCTGACCTCAGGAGAGCGTCATACGCTGGTACAGCGATTGTTTGATTCCTTTCGTGGATTGGATATTTTGCAACCGCTTGTAGATCATCCCGATATTACGGAAATTATGATCAATAGTCACAAGGAGATTTTTGTGGAGCAGGAAGGTGAAGTCAGCCAGATCACCCTTGAATTTGAGTCGAGGGAACGACTCGAGGATATTATCCAGATGATTGTGTCCGGGGTAAACCGGATTGTGAATGAGTCTTCTCCAATCGTAGATGCCCGTTTAAAGGATGGTTCGCGGGTTAATATCGTGTTGCCTCCTATTGCCTTGAAAGGCCCCACAATGACGATTCGTAAATTCCCCAGTGAACCGATGAAGATGTCCGATCTGATTGAAAAGGGAGCCCTGCATGAAGAAGCGGCAGAATTATTGCAGCAGTTGGTAAGGAGCAAATACAACATCTTCATTGGAGGTGGGACCGGATCGGGAAAAACGACCTTTCTGAACGCATTATCACAGTTCATCCCTGCCGATGAGCGGATTATTACCATTGAGGATTCGGCTGAGTTACAGATTGTCACGGTACCCAATCTGGTATCACTGGAAACGCGGAATGCAAACACTGAAGGCAAGGGACAGATATCTATTCGGGATCTGATCAAATCTTCCTTACGGATGCGTCCAAACCGGATTGTGATTGGGGAAGTCAGGGGCGCAGAAGCGCTGGATATGTTACAGGCCATGAACACTGGCCACGATGGATCATTGTCTACAGGGCACGCAAACACGATTTCCGACATGATCAGCAGACTTGAAACGATGGTGCTCAGCGGTGCGGATCTTCCGATTGTGGTTGTACGGCAGCAGATTAGTTCAGCAATCGATATTTTTGTACATCTGTCCCGGCTACGAGATCGTTCACGGCGGGTGACTGAGATTAGTGAAGTGATTGGCATGCAGGACGGTGAGGTTATGCTGAATCCACTGTTTCGTTTCCAGGAACAAGAAGAGTGTGAAGGCAAAATTATTGGCGGGTTAGTGCAGGTTGGAAAGTTGAATCAGGTGGATAAAATTCAGATGGCTGGGCTTGGGGAATGGCTAGATGAATACATAGAACAATATAGTGTTGAAACAGATTCATCAGATAACAACGTGAATTAA